A genomic stretch from Halichoerus grypus chromosome 5, mHalGry1.hap1.1, whole genome shotgun sequence includes:
- the BARHL2 gene encoding barH-like 2 homeobox protein, with protein sequence MTTMEGASGSSFGIDTILSSASSGSPGMMNGDFRPLGEARTADFRSQATPSPCSEIDTVGTAPSSPISVTMEPPEPHLVAEGPQHHHHLHHSQPPPPPAAAPTQSLQPSPQQQPLPPPPPQQPAQQLGSAASAPRTSTSSFLIKDILGDSKPLAACAPYSTSVSSPHHTPKQESNAAHESFRPKLEQEDSKTKLDKREDSQSDIKCHGTKEEGDREITSSRESPPVRAKKPRKARTAFSDHQLNQLERSFERQKYLSVQDRMDLAAALNLTDTQVKTWYQNRRTKWKRQTAVGLELLAEAGNYSALQRMFPSPYFYHPSLLGSMDSTTAAAAAAAMYSSMYRTPPAPHPQLQRPLVPRVLIHGLGPGGQPALNPLSNPIPGTPHPR encoded by the exons ATGACAACAATGGAAGGGGCCAGCGGGTCGAGTTTTGGAATAGACACGATTTTGTCCAGTGCCAGTTCGGGCAGCCCCGGCATGATGAATGGAGATTTCCGCCCGCTCGGCGAGGCCAGGACCGCGGATTTTAGGAGTCAGGCCACTCCGTCCCCCTGTTCGGAGATTGATACCGTAGGAACGGCGCCTTCTTCTCCCATCTCGGTCACCATGGAGCCCCCGGAGCCGCATCTGGTAGCAGAAGGGccccagcatcaccaccacctccaccacagccaaccgccgccgccgcccgccgcggcCCCCACGCAAAGTTTGCAGCCTTCTCCCCAACAgcagccgctgccgccgccgccgccgcagcaaCCGGCCCAGCAGCTGGGCTCGGCCGCCTCGGCCCCCAGGActtccacctcttcttttttaattaaggaCATCTTGGGCGACAGCAAACCTCTGGCGGCGTGTGCACCCTACAGCACCAGCGTGTCCTCTCCCCACCACACCCCGAAGCAGGAGAGCAACGCAGCACACGAGAGCTTCAGGCCAAAGCTCGAGCAGGAGGACAGCAAAACCAAACTCGACAAGCGGGAAGATTCCCAGAGCGACATCAAATGCCACG gaacaaaggaagaaggagacCGGGAGATTACGAGCAGCCGAGAGAGTCCCCCTGTGAGAGCCAAAAAGCCTCGCAAAGCCAGAACAGCTTTCTCTGACCACCAACTCAATCAACTGGAGCGTAGCTTTGAGCGGCAGAAGTATCTGAGTGTGCAGGACCGCATGGACCTGGCAGCCGCGCTCAACCTCACGGACACCCAAGTCAAGACCTGGTACCAGAACCGCAG GACCAAGTGGAAGCGGCAGACCGCGGTGGGCCTGGAGCTGCTGGCCGAGGCGGGCAACTACTCGGCCCTGCAGAGGATGTTTCCGTCGCCTTATTTCTACCACCCAAGCCTGCTGGGCAGCATGGACAGCACTACGGCCGCCGCGGCTGCCGCAGCCATGTACAGCAGCATGTACCGGACTCCTCCCGCGCCCCATCCCCAGCTGCAGCGGCCCCTGGTGCCCCGCGTGCTCATCCACGGCCTGGGGCCCGGGGGGCAGCCGGCCCTCAACCCCTTGTCCAACCCCATCCCAGGCACCCCGCACCCCCGGTGA